A single window of Prochlorococcus marinus XMU1410 DNA harbors:
- the purU gene encoding formyltetrahydrofolate deformylase, with amino-acid sequence MEHPSIIFKIVCPDRPGLVSLLTSWISNYGGNIKHSDHHTDQDAGLFLSRIEWNSNNESFNRDEIYKEFEKIADEVNGQFNVNYSDEIPNVAIFVSKQNHCLIDLLWRVRNGELKMKVPLIISNHSHLENIANDFNAKFFHIDTLKTDKTIVEDQFLNLLKEYEIDLVVLAKYMQILSDSFLKKFSSIINIHHSFLPAFKGGQPYHRAWKRGVKLIGATAHYVTEDLDEGPIIEQCTVNVSHRDEVDDLIRKGRDIERIALARAVRLHLNHQVFVYNSKTAVFD; translated from the coding sequence TTGGAACATCCTTCAATTATATTCAAAATTGTTTGTCCCGATCGTCCTGGCCTTGTAAGCTTACTTACAAGTTGGATTTCAAATTACGGTGGCAACATAAAACATTCTGATCATCATACAGATCAAGATGCAGGTTTGTTTCTTAGTCGAATTGAATGGAATAGTAACAATGAATCATTTAATAGGGATGAAATTTATAAAGAATTTGAAAAAATTGCAGATGAAGTAAATGGACAATTTAACGTAAATTATTCTGATGAAATTCCAAATGTTGCAATTTTCGTGAGTAAACAAAATCATTGTTTGATTGATTTACTTTGGCGAGTAAGAAATGGAGAACTCAAAATGAAAGTTCCTTTAATAATTTCAAATCATTCCCATCTTGAAAATATTGCAAACGACTTTAATGCAAAATTTTTCCATATTGATACCCTTAAAACTGATAAAACTATTGTTGAAGATCAATTTTTAAATTTACTAAAAGAATATGAAATTGATCTTGTTGTATTAGCCAAATATATGCAAATTTTGAGTGACTCTTTTTTAAAAAAGTTTTCTTCAATAATAAATATTCATCATTCTTTCTTACCTGCATTTAAGGGCGGGCAACCATATCATAGAGCATGGAAGAGAGGTGTTAAATTAATCGGTGCTACTGCTCACTATGTTACTGAAGATCTTGATGAAGGCCCGATAATAGAGCAATGTACAGTTAATGTAAGTCATAGGGATGAAGTTGATGATTTGATTAGAAAAGGAAGAGATATTGAAAGAATAGCTTTAGCAAGAGCAGTTAGATTACATCTAAATCATCAAGTATTTGTCTATAACAGCAAAACTGCTGTTTTTGATTGA
- a CDS encoding FAD-dependent oxidoreductase yields the protein MKSLKENFQKANIVIIGSGIIGKFNALELSELGFHVTIIDPTQLQNSSNAALGLLMGNMYQKRRGRSWDLRKKSMELWPQWITFLQKFNYELNIEKPLIQLTTNEEKFKKLEKFVYENNDPTLLILKKDSILIKNINKAFQTKNIKGMISFEDGRINALSLLQTLDKYLKHKKVNYLKGEIIKIRKSNNQWISTTRKNENIKSDMVILCNSLKAIDLIDSRSHNIKLKPVLGQAMEIKINNAEVDLLSLPKQFNINGKNIIPKSKNKLIIGSTDEYSTKPEKNTFENLTNFLDKKPNWLEKGKISKKWYGIRSRPDGEPSPIMKNLEDGLIICTGFYKNGILLAPACSKWVANEIKNYLY from the coding sequence ATGAAAAGCTTAAAAGAAAATTTTCAAAAAGCAAACATAGTTATTATTGGATCAGGGATTATTGGAAAATTTAACGCCTTAGAATTATCAGAATTAGGTTTCCATGTAACGATAATAGATCCAACTCAACTCCAAAATAGTAGCAATGCAGCTTTAGGCTTGCTAATGGGTAATATGTATCAAAAAAGAAGGGGTAGAAGCTGGGATCTCAGGAAGAAAAGCATGGAATTATGGCCACAATGGATTACGTTCCTACAAAAATTTAATTATGAATTAAATATCGAAAAACCATTAATACAACTAACTACTAATGAAGAAAAGTTTAAAAAATTAGAGAAATTTGTTTATGAAAATAATGATCCAACGTTACTAATTTTAAAAAAAGACTCAATATTAATCAAGAATATAAATAAAGCCTTCCAAACAAAAAATATAAAAGGAATGATCTCCTTCGAAGATGGAAGAATAAATGCTTTATCGTTACTTCAAACATTAGATAAATATCTAAAACATAAAAAAGTAAATTATTTAAAAGGAGAAATAATAAAAATACGAAAATCAAACAATCAATGGATTTCTACAACAAGGAAAAATGAAAATATCAAATCTGATATGGTTATTTTGTGTAATTCACTAAAAGCGATTGATTTAATAGATAGTCGATCTCACAACATCAAATTAAAGCCTGTTTTAGGTCAAGCTATGGAAATTAAGATTAATAATGCAGAAGTTGATTTATTATCGCTGCCAAAACAATTCAATATAAATGGTAAAAATATAATTCCAAAATCAAAAAATAAGCTAATTATTGGATCAACTGACGAATATAGTACTAAGCCAGAAAAAAATACATTCGAAAACCTCACAAATTTTCTTGATAAAAAACCAAATTGGCTGGAGAAAGGAAAAATTTCTAAAAAATGGTACGGAATTAGGTCAAGACCAGATGGTGAGCCTTCACCAATAATGAAAAATCTTGAAGATGGACTAATTATATGTACAGGTTTTTATAAAAATGGGATTTTACTGGCTCCCGCTTGTTCTAAATGGGTTGCTAATGAAATTAAAAATTACCTTTACTAA
- the dnaK gene encoding molecular chaperone DnaK, translating to MGKVVGIDLGTTNSCVAVMEGGKPTVIANAEGFRTTPSVVAYTKNQDQLVGQIAKRQAVMNPENTFYSAKRFVGRRVDEVNEESKEVSYSVEKSGSSVKLKCPILDKQFSPEEVSSQVLRKLADDAGKYLGDKVTQAVITVPAYFNDSQRQATKDAGKIAGLEVLRIVNEPTAAALAYGLDKENEKILVFDLGGGTFDVSVIEAGDGVTEVLSTSGDTHLGGDDFDRCIVDHLANTFKSNEGIDLRQDKQALQRLTEAAEKAKIELSNATQSEINLPFITATPEGPKHLDLNLTRAKFEELAASLIDRCKTPVERAISDAKISTSEIDEVVMVGGSSRIPAVLDLVKKIIGKEPNQTVNPDEVVAVGAAIQGGVLAGEVKDILLLDVTPLSLGVETLGGVMTKMINRNTTVPTKKSETYSTAVDGQTNVEIHVLQGEREMASDNKSLGTFRLDGIPSAPRGVPQIEVTFDIDANGILSVTAKDKGSGKEQSISITGASTLSDNEVEKMVKDAESNASADKEKREKIDLKNQAETLVYQTEKQLGELGEKIDAAAKSKVEEKSNALKEATSKEDYESMKKLLEELQQELYAVGSSVYQQPGNQPPSPGAAGGPDQSDSNEKGGDDVIDADFTETKD from the coding sequence ATGGGTAAGGTAGTAGGAATTGATTTAGGAACAACTAATAGTTGTGTCGCTGTAATGGAAGGTGGTAAGCCTACTGTAATAGCAAATGCTGAGGGTTTCAGAACTACTCCATCAGTTGTCGCATATACAAAAAATCAAGATCAGCTTGTTGGACAAATAGCAAAAAGACAAGCTGTAATGAACCCCGAAAATACTTTTTATTCTGCAAAACGTTTTGTTGGTAGAAGAGTTGATGAAGTTAATGAAGAATCTAAAGAAGTTAGTTATTCTGTTGAAAAATCTGGTTCTAGTGTCAAATTAAAATGTCCTATTCTGGATAAACAGTTTTCTCCTGAAGAGGTAAGTTCTCAAGTTTTAAGAAAGTTAGCAGATGACGCAGGTAAATATCTTGGTGACAAAGTTACACAGGCTGTAATTACAGTTCCAGCTTATTTTAATGATTCCCAAAGACAGGCTACGAAAGATGCTGGAAAGATTGCAGGTTTAGAAGTTCTCAGAATTGTTAATGAGCCAACAGCTGCGGCATTGGCATATGGTTTGGATAAAGAAAATGAAAAAATTCTTGTTTTTGATTTAGGAGGAGGAACATTTGATGTATCAGTTATTGAAGCTGGTGATGGAGTTACTGAAGTTCTATCTACATCTGGAGATACACATTTAGGTGGTGATGATTTTGATAGATGCATAGTAGATCACTTAGCAAATACTTTTAAATCCAATGAGGGAATTGATCTCAGACAAGATAAGCAAGCTTTACAAAGATTGACTGAAGCTGCAGAAAAAGCAAAAATAGAGCTCTCAAATGCTACGCAAAGTGAAATAAATTTACCTTTTATTACAGCGACGCCCGAAGGACCAAAACATTTGGATTTGAACCTTACTAGAGCAAAGTTCGAGGAATTAGCAGCTTCTTTAATTGATAGATGTAAGACTCCAGTTGAGAGAGCTATAAGTGATGCAAAAATTTCTACTAGTGAAATTGATGAAGTTGTTATGGTGGGAGGCTCATCTAGAATACCTGCTGTCTTAGATCTAGTAAAAAAAATAATTGGTAAGGAACCAAATCAAACTGTTAATCCAGATGAGGTAGTAGCTGTTGGAGCTGCAATTCAGGGAGGAGTTTTGGCAGGAGAGGTTAAAGATATATTATTGCTTGACGTAACACCACTTTCTTTAGGTGTAGAGACTTTAGGGGGAGTAATGACAAAAATGATAAATCGAAATACCACAGTACCTACTAAGAAATCTGAAACATATTCAACTGCCGTTGATGGTCAAACAAATGTTGAAATTCACGTTTTACAAGGTGAAAGAGAAATGGCTTCTGATAATAAAAGCCTAGGAACTTTCAGATTGGATGGTATACCTTCAGCACCAAGAGGCGTGCCGCAAATTGAAGTTACATTCGATATCGATGCAAATGGAATTCTTAGTGTTACTGCAAAAGATAAAGGAAGCGGAAAAGAACAAAGTATTTCTATCACTGGTGCCTCTACTTTATCTGATAATGAAGTAGAAAAAATGGTAAAAGATGCTGAATCAAATGCATCTGCAGATAAAGAAAAAAGAGAAAAAATTGATTTAAAAAATCAAGCTGAAACACTTGTCTACCAGACAGAAAAGCAACTTGGTGAGTTAGGAGAAAAAATTGATGCTGCAGCAAAGTCTAAAGTTGAAGAAAAAAGTAATGCTTTAAAAGAAGCAACTTCAAAAGAAGATTATGAATCAATGAAAAAACTTCTTGAAGAACTCCAGCAAGAACTTTATGCAGTTGGTTCATCTGTTTATCAGCAACCAGGCAATCAGCCACCATCTCCTGGTGCAGCAGGCGGTCCTGATCAGAGTGATTCAAATGAAAAAGGTGGAGATGATGTAATTGATGCAGACTTCACTGAAACAAAAGATTAG
- a CDS encoding shikimate dehydrogenase, producing the protein MISSKTSFIALIGNPVSHSLSPIMQNAALQYLGLDLIYIAVPCKDEDLELVLNSFKKINCKGLNITIPHKEKVFKLCSEISPIANKLKAINTLKLNSEKKWSATNTDVEGFIYPLKNLNLGKKKSIVLGSGGAARSVIQGLINLNLSTISVISRNKSSLDELIKNFDNQIQIQGLLNSDNQAQILIREADLIVNTTPAGMKTTKYENNIMPYGQAFWRSLNSQTIVYDLIYNPAPTTLLKFSAKKGCMTIDGLEMLVAQGIKSLSFWTDGLEVPFNIMNDALKKYL; encoded by the coding sequence ATGATTTCAAGTAAGACATCTTTCATCGCATTAATTGGCAATCCAGTAAGCCATTCTTTGTCTCCGATTATGCAAAATGCTGCCCTTCAATATTTAGGCTTAGATTTAATCTATATTGCTGTACCCTGTAAAGATGAAGATCTAGAATTGGTTCTAAATTCTTTTAAAAAAATTAATTGCAAAGGTTTAAACATTACGATTCCACACAAAGAAAAAGTATTTAAGCTTTGTAGTGAAATCTCCCCTATTGCTAACAAACTTAAAGCAATTAATACCCTGAAATTAAATTCTGAAAAAAAATGGAGCGCAACTAATACCGATGTAGAGGGATTTATTTATCCATTAAAAAATTTAAACTTAGGGAAAAAAAAGTCAATTGTCCTTGGCTCAGGGGGTGCAGCAAGGTCTGTTATTCAAGGTTTAATAAATTTAAATCTTTCAACAATTTCAGTAATTTCACGTAACAAATCATCACTAGATGAATTAATAAAAAACTTTGATAATCAAATTCAAATACAGGGTTTATTGAATAGTGATAATCAAGCCCAAATTTTAATTCGGGAAGCTGATTTGATTGTAAATACAACACCAGCAGGGATGAAAACAACTAAATATGAAAATAATATAATGCCATATGGCCAAGCATTTTGGAGATCTCTCAACTCGCAAACAATTGTTTACGATTTAATATACAATCCTGCCCCAACTACTTTATTGAAATTTAGCGCCAAAAAAGGATGCATGACTATAGATGGTTTGGAAATGCTTGTTGCCCAAGGAATAAAATCATTATCATTTTGGACAGATGGTTTAGAAGTACCTTTTAATATAATGAATGACGCACTAAAAAAATATCTTTAA
- the rpsF gene encoding 30S ribosomal protein S6, which yields MNDQQSYYETMYILRPDIAEDEVTNHINKYNKLLEEFGGTILDSQMRGKRRLAYQIAKHREGIYVQLSHQGDGQHIFKIEKAMRLGEDVIRYMTVKQEGPLPTPRPSNKSTSQSENKDNPDAKVESKEKQPVASADTSTYSKDDAETKENVES from the coding sequence ATGAACGATCAACAATCTTATTACGAAACCATGTATATCCTCCGCCCAGACATTGCGGAAGATGAAGTAACTAATCACATTAATAAATACAACAAGCTTTTAGAAGAATTTGGCGGTACTATTCTTGATAGTCAAATGAGAGGTAAGAGAAGATTAGCTTATCAAATAGCAAAACATAGAGAAGGTATTTACGTGCAACTAAGTCATCAAGGAGATGGGCAACATATTTTCAAAATTGAAAAGGCAATGAGATTAGGTGAAGATGTTATTAGATACATGACTGTTAAACAGGAAGGTCCTTTACCAACCCCAAGACCTTCGAATAAGAGTACATCTCAATCAGAGAATAAAGATAATCCAGATGCGAAAGTTGAATCTAAAGAAAAACAACCAGTAGCAAGCGCAGATACTTCAACTTATAGCAAAGATGATGCTGAAACAAAAGAAAATGTAGAATCTTAA
- a CDS encoding argininosuccinate synthase: MQQVKKVVLAYSGGVDTSVCIPYLKNEYGISEVVTFVADLGQGEDLEFIRQKALNSGASQSIIGNLVNSFVERYAFPAIRANALFLDKYPLSTALARPLIAENLVNIAREINADAVAHGCTGKGNDQVRFDLAINALGPDLKIITPAREWNMSREEAIVYGEKFGIPAPVSKKSPYSIDVNLLGRSIEAGILEDPMQEPPEDIFSMTSSVDNSPDSHQDIEITFKNGFPVGINDEFLTPVEIIQKANDLGGIHGFGRIDMIEDRVVGIKSREIYETPGLLLLIKAHKELESITLNPEVIDFKGIVEKKWGQLVYQGFWFGPLKESLDAFISSTQTSVNGRVKIRLYKGNAIVIGRMSENNSLYREDLATYSKDDVFNHSLAEGFIYMWGMSNKIWAELNSKTKD, encoded by the coding sequence ATGCAGCAGGTAAAAAAAGTTGTGCTAGCTTATTCTGGCGGGGTAGATACGAGCGTTTGTATTCCATATTTAAAAAATGAATATGGAATCTCTGAAGTAGTTACTTTTGTAGCAGATCTTGGACAAGGCGAGGATTTAGAATTTATAAGGCAAAAAGCTTTAAATTCTGGTGCATCTCAATCAATCATTGGTAATTTAGTTAATAGTTTTGTTGAGAGATACGCTTTTCCAGCCATTAGAGCAAACGCATTATTTTTAGATAAATATCCTTTATCTACAGCTCTTGCTAGGCCTTTAATTGCTGAAAATCTCGTGAATATTGCTAGAGAGATTAATGCCGATGCAGTAGCTCATGGATGTACTGGTAAAGGGAATGATCAAGTTCGGTTTGATTTAGCAATTAACGCTTTAGGTCCTGATTTAAAAATAATTACTCCTGCAAGGGAGTGGAATATGAGTAGAGAAGAGGCAATAGTGTATGGAGAAAAATTTGGTATACCCGCACCAGTATCAAAAAAATCACCATATTCAATAGATGTTAACTTACTTGGTAGGAGTATCGAAGCAGGTATATTAGAAGACCCAATGCAAGAACCACCTGAGGATATATTTTCGATGACATCATCAGTTGATAATTCACCTGATTCCCATCAAGATATAGAAATTACTTTCAAAAATGGGTTTCCAGTTGGAATTAACGATGAATTTTTAACTCCAGTAGAGATCATTCAAAAAGCTAATGATCTTGGAGGGATACATGGTTTTGGAAGAATAGATATGATTGAGGATCGAGTAGTAGGAATTAAAAGTAGAGAGATTTACGAAACACCTGGCCTCTTACTCTTAATCAAAGCTCACAAAGAGTTAGAGAGCATAACATTAAACCCTGAGGTAATTGATTTTAAAGGGATAGTAGAAAAAAAATGGGGTCAATTAGTTTATCAAGGTTTTTGGTTTGGACCTCTTAAAGAAAGTTTAGATGCATTTATATCATCGACCCAAACTTCAGTTAATGGAAGAGTAAAGATTAGACTTTATAAGGGGAACGCAATAGTCATTGGGAGAATGTCGGAAAATAATTCACTTTACAGGGAAGATTTGGCAACTTATAGCAAAGATGATGTCTTTAATCATTCTTTAGCAGAGGGCTTTATTTATATGTGGGGTATGTCTAATAAAATATGGGCTGAGTTAAATTCAAAAACAAAAGATTAA
- a CDS encoding DUF3134 family protein, with amino-acid sequence MDSNKLKIRLDDISEVNPALTCYHRDDPAPVLPLRDEPDLLSWLENTGRLIAEKEGDSQEISTIEEEELSALMGEKEDYKIEDDSSEDDWED; translated from the coding sequence ATGGATTCAAATAAACTAAAAATTAGATTGGACGATATTTCTGAAGTCAACCCTGCTTTAACTTGCTACCACAGAGATGATCCAGCTCCTGTTTTGCCATTAAGAGATGAACCTGATCTTTTATCTTGGCTTGAAAATACAGGAAGACTTATTGCAGAAAAAGAAGGAGATTCACAAGAAATTAGTACTATAGAAGAAGAAGAACTTTCAGCTCTAATGGGAGAAAAAGAAGATTATAAGATTGAAGATGACTCTTCAGAAGATGATTGGGAAGATTAA
- the mraY gene encoding phospho-N-acetylmuramoyl-pentapeptide-transferase yields the protein MIGKIKKFNFKSLLILNTFALIATSYIFNNFIFIGVFTLFFFISIFATKNGLEIIRKLNLLQNIRTEGPSIHYKKSDTPTMGGVFLIIPFLIFLLIITINLGSLKLFLLLLTIFGFFITGFLDDYLSICNKENTGLKPKEKFFLQSVFSIFFILLAYEKNLISPLITVSDSWGINMNIFILPISFLVLVGISNSVNLTDGLDGLAAGCSGIVFYGLGTEILMKEQQELFVFSILCFSMSGICFGFLKYNSYPAKIFMGDTGSLSIGAILGSIALLTNSVFTLSIFSGIFIIESLSVMIQVGFFKITKKLFHKGKRIFLMAPLHHHFELKGVKEQKIVENFWKINILLIILGIVLKINL from the coding sequence ATGATTGGGAAGATTAAAAAGTTTAACTTTAAATCGTTATTGATATTAAATACTTTTGCTTTAATAGCAACCTCATATATTTTTAATAATTTTATTTTTATAGGAGTTTTTACCCTATTTTTTTTTATTTCTATATTCGCAACCAAGAACGGTCTCGAAATAATCAGAAAATTAAATTTACTTCAAAATATAAGAACTGAAGGTCCATCTATTCACTATAAAAAAAGTGATACTCCAACAATGGGTGGGGTTTTTTTAATAATCCCTTTTTTAATCTTTCTTTTGATAATAACTATAAATTTAGGTTCCCTAAAATTATTTCTTTTATTACTGACTATTTTTGGTTTCTTTATTACAGGTTTTTTAGATGATTATTTAAGTATTTGCAACAAGGAAAATACAGGGTTAAAACCAAAAGAGAAATTTTTCTTACAAAGTGTCTTCTCAATATTTTTTATATTGTTAGCCTATGAAAAAAATTTAATAAGTCCATTAATAACAGTGTCTGATTCCTGGGGAATAAATATGAATATTTTCATATTACCAATTTCTTTTTTAGTACTAGTAGGCATAAGTAATTCAGTAAATTTGACTGATGGATTAGATGGATTAGCAGCTGGATGCAGTGGGATTGTCTTTTATGGTTTAGGAACAGAAATATTGATGAAAGAACAACAAGAACTTTTTGTTTTTAGCATCTTATGTTTTTCAATGTCCGGTATATGCTTTGGGTTTCTCAAGTACAATAGTTATCCTGCAAAAATATTTATGGGTGACACAGGATCTCTCAGTATTGGTGCAATTCTGGGTTCTATAGCGTTATTAACCAATAGTGTTTTTACCTTATCTATTTTCTCAGGAATATTTATTATTGAATCATTATCAGTAATGATTCAAGTAGGATTTTTTAAAATTACAAAAAAATTATTTCACAAAGGTAAACGCATATTTTTAATGGCTCCACTGCATCACCATTTTGAACTTAAAGGAGTTAAGGAACAAAAAATAGTTGAAAATTTTTGGAAAATCAACATTTTACTTATAATTTTAGGTATAGTTTTAAAAATCAATCTTTAA
- a CDS encoding glycosyltransferase codes for MRLKFLHLHLHGLIRSKNLELGRDADTGGQTQYVLELIKSLANTSEVDQVDLVTRLINDPKVDEEYSQEEEFVEPGARILRFKFGPNKYLRKELLWPYLNHLTERLVSYYKKNKKPNFIHAHYADAGYVGVKLSKSLNVPLIFTGHSLGREKKRKLLDTGLKTNQIEKLYSITKRIEAEEKALKSADIVVTSTKQESVYQYSQYSSFSPHKAKVIPPGVDHNKFHHIHSTTETAEIDNMMNPFLKDSTKPPLLTISRAVRRKNIPSLIEAYGRSEKLKRKTNLILILGCRDSTSKLDPQQKDVFHNIFEMIDKYNLYGKVAYPKKHLPTQIPALYRWAASRGGVFVNPALTEPFGLTLLEASSCGLPIISTNDGGPKEIRSKCENGLLVDVTDINELKVILERGISNNNQWKLWSRNGIEGVNRHFSWNTHVRNYLSILTEEFSSLSSYSSSDIKQSCLKGTSSLIKPH; via the coding sequence ATGAGATTGAAATTTTTACATTTACATTTACATGGTCTTATACGTTCCAAAAATCTTGAGTTAGGAAGGGATGCAGATACAGGTGGGCAAACACAATACGTCTTAGAATTAATTAAAAGTTTGGCTAATACTTCAGAAGTTGATCAAGTGGATTTAGTTACTCGTTTAATCAACGATCCTAAAGTAGACGAAGAATATTCTCAAGAAGAAGAATTTGTAGAACCTGGAGCAAGAATTTTAAGATTCAAATTTGGACCTAATAAATATTTAAGAAAGGAATTGCTTTGGCCTTATTTAAATCATTTAACTGAAAGACTAGTTTCTTATTATAAAAAAAACAAAAAGCCTAATTTCATCCATGCACATTATGCAGATGCTGGATATGTAGGAGTTAAATTAAGTAAATCCCTAAATGTTCCACTTATTTTTACTGGTCATTCTTTAGGAAGAGAGAAAAAAAGGAAGTTGCTTGATACTGGTTTAAAAACTAATCAAATAGAAAAGCTTTATTCTATAACCAAAAGGATTGAGGCAGAAGAAAAAGCACTAAAGTCTGCAGATATTGTTGTTACAAGCACTAAACAAGAGTCAGTTTATCAATATTCCCAATATTCCTCTTTTTCACCTCACAAAGCTAAAGTTATTCCTCCTGGCGTTGATCATAATAAATTTCACCATATTCACTCCACAACAGAGACAGCAGAAATTGACAATATGATGAATCCTTTTCTTAAGGATTCTACTAAACCTCCATTATTGACTATTTCTAGAGCTGTAAGAAGAAAAAATATTCCTTCTTTGATTGAGGCATATGGAAGATCTGAAAAATTAAAAAGAAAAACTAATTTGATTCTAATTTTAGGTTGTAGAGATAGTACTTCAAAACTTGACCCTCAACAAAAAGATGTATTTCATAATATTTTTGAAATGATTGATAAATATAATTTGTATGGCAAGGTAGCTTATCCAAAAAAGCATCTTCCAACTCAGATTCCTGCTTTATATAGGTGGGCTGCTAGCAGAGGGGGCGTATTTGTAAATCCAGCTTTAACTGAGCCTTTTGGTTTAACTCTTCTTGAAGCTTCTTCATGTGGTTTACCGATAATATCAACAAATGATGGAGGGCCAAAAGAAATTCGTTCAAAATGTGAAAATGGACTTCTAGTAGATGTTACTGATATTAATGAGTTGAAAGTCATACTTGAAAGAGGGATTTCCAATAATAATCAGTGGAAATTATGGAGTAGGAATGGAATTGAGGGTGTTAATAGGCACTTTAGTTGGAACACTCATGTACGCAATTATTTATCAATACTTACAGAAGAATTTTCAAGTTTAAGTAGTTATTCTTCATCTGATATTAAACAAAGTTGTTTAAAAGGAACTTCCTCACTTATAAAACCCCATTGA